The Thiorhodovibrio frisius genome segment GTCACTGAGTCCTGCCCGGGCCTCCGCAACGGGCAGCCACCCGAAGAAACCACAGGTGGAGTGCAAAAGGTTGTTGGTGGCATGGCCATTTTCAACCGTGCCGGAGCGCGCGTTCGCACGGGTATATTGTTCCTGACTCTCATGGCCCCGGCGACACCGGAGAATGATTCCATATGATTCACGGTCACCATTGTCTCAGGCGATGGTGTCCCGAGCAATCAGCCGCAGCGCTTCAGCCACCAAGCGCGCGTTGAATGCTGGTGACAAAACGCTGCGGCCAGCAATTGCCCCCCACTCCGCGCAGATGGGCATAGCTGGCCAACAGGTGTTTGTGCACAATGCCGTCATGTTGACCGTCCACCCCGGTGCCGCGCAAGACCTGATAGGCATAGCTCCAGTCTGGATCGGGGCTGACCACGGCGGAATGATGGAACTCATGTGCGTTAACATCGCCCTTGTCGCCCGCGCCCGGCCAAGGACAGGCTCCGGTCTCGCGCAGGCGCACATAGCCGCGTCCCTGGGGCTTGGCATGCATGGCCACATCGGCATTGAGCACGGCACACATATCCGCCGAGCGGCCGTTCCAGTGCAGCTGGCGGCAAAGGTACATCAGCCCCCCGCATTCGGCATAAACCGGCTTGCCAGAGGCGATGAAATCGGCCACAGCAGTGCGCAAACTGCGATTGGCGGCAAGTGCCTCCATGTGAAATTCCGGAAAGCCACCGCCGATCAACAAGGCATCCACGCCCGGCAGCTCGGATGATTGCAGCGGACTAAAGCTCAGCAGTTCCGCACCGGCTTGCTCAAGCGCAGCAAGATCGTCCGGATAATAAAAGCCGAAGGCAGCATCGCGCGCGATGCCGATTTTGATCCCTGATATCGGCTTGGCATCGGCCCCGGCTGCCGGCGTTGCACTAGCAGACGCGGTTTGGGCTAGCGGTCCAGGCTGCTCGGTTGCCGCAATCGCCAGCAGAGCGTCGCAGTCGACATGCTCGGCAACACGGGCGCGAATCTGCTCAACCTTGTGGCCGGTGGCCTGAGCCTCGTTGCTCGGCACCAACCCGAGATGGCGCTCGTCGATATCCAGCTCCGCCAGGCGCGGCAGCATGCCGAGCACGGGTAGATCAGTGTAATGCTCGACCACCCGAAGCAGATTTGCGCCATGACGGCCACCGCCGATGCGGTTCAAAATCACCCCGGCAATGGGCAGCTGGGGGTCGAACGCCTGGAAGCCCAACAGCAGGGGCGCGATGCCACGGCCCAGGCCCTTACAGTCGATCACTAACACCAGGGGCACGCCCAGCAGCTTAACCAACTCGGCATTGCTGCCGGCGCCATTCATGTGGACGCTGTCGTAGAGGCCGACGTTGCCCTCAATCAAGCGCAGATCGCTGCCCCGGCCATCGCGCTGAAAAGATGCGCGAATCTCATCGGCAGCCATGGTGTGAAAATCGAGATTGAAGCAGGCGCGCCCGGCGGCCAGCGCGAGCCACATGGGGTCGATGTAGTCAGGGCCTTTCTTGAAGGGGCTGACCTTCAGGCCGCAACGCCGCAGCTCAGCCGTGAGGCCGATGCTCAGCGTGGTCTTGCCGGAGGACTTGTGCGCT includes the following:
- a CDS encoding cobyrinate a,c-diamide synthase — protein: MPSLYFSAAHKSSGKTTLSIGLTAELRRCGLKVSPFKKGPDYIDPMWLALAAGRACFNLDFHTMAADEIRASFQRDGRGSDLRLIEGNVGLYDSVHMNGAGSNAELVKLLGVPLVLVIDCKGLGRGIAPLLLGFQAFDPQLPIAGVILNRIGGGRHGANLLRVVEHYTDLPVLGMLPRLAELDIDERHLGLVPSNEAQATGHKVEQIRARVAEHVDCDALLAIAATEQPGPLAQTASASATPAAGADAKPISGIKIGIARDAAFGFYYPDDLAALEQAGAELLSFSPLQSSELPGVDALLIGGGFPEFHMEALAANRSLRTAVADFIASGKPVYAECGGLMYLCRQLHWNGRSADMCAVLNADVAMHAKPQGRGYVRLRETGACPWPGAGDKGDVNAHEFHHSAVVSPDPDWSYAYQVLRGTGVDGQHDGIVHKHLLASYAHLRGVGGNCWPQRFVTSIQRALGG